AGCATCATGGTTTACTCCTTTCTCCGTAAAATTTGTCCGGATCAGTCCAGCTTCTGTAGAAACGCATCCGTGGTCATGACCTGGAGAAGCGGATAAATGGCATTGTTGCGGAAAATGTTCAAGATGTTCTCGTGAACCTCTTCCTTATGAGCGGCACAGCCATCCTCGATAAAAAAGGCCGCAAAATCGTGGGCCAGGGCGTCCAGAACGGTGGACAGGACGCACCAGTTGGTGGTGATCCCCGTCACCGCAAGGGTGTCCACACCGTAAAGGCGAAGGGTCTGATCAAGGTCGGTCTTGAAAAAAGCGCTGAAGCGGCGCTTGGGCAGCCAGATATCCGTAGGGGCTTGAACCAGCCGATCGGTCACTTCGGCGCCCTCGGTGCCTCGGATACTGTGTTCCTTCATCTTACCCTTGAAAATGAAGTCCCCTTCGAGGAAGCTGTCCGTGGAAAAGATAACGGGAATCGAACGTTTCCGGGCCTCTTCCGTAAGACGGTTGATGGCGGGCACGATGGCCCGTGCAAAAGGGGTGATGGGCAGGGGATGAGAAGGATCCAGTGAATCCTTAACCATGTCGATGACAACGATTGCAGGTTTCATAGTGAGCGCTCCTTAAAAGACGACATCAATTTTAAAGACAGGTGCAGAATAGAAGGAGGCCGTCCCGGAAGTCAAGCCAAAAACACGGCAGCCGAAAACACCTCGACACTTCGACTTTAACTTGATTTTCTTTTTTGTCTATGGCATTAATAACATATTGGTTTTAGCCCAAATCTCCGGGGAGAGGGAGCAAATCGTTGATAATCCGACACAAAGTATGGCTGGAAAATGAAGGACGCGTTCTATTTGGCGAGGGACGCTATGAACTGCTCAAGACTGTAGCAGAATGTAAAAGTCTGAATGCAGCCGCAAAAAAACTGAACATGTCTTACCGTGCGGCATGGGGAAGGCTGAAGGCCTCGGAAGAACGGCTGGGTATTCCCCTGGTGGTTATTGAGTCACAGAAACAGGGAATGCATCTTACCGAACAGGCGACCGCGTTACTGGAGGCTTTTGATCAACTCGAAGCGGAAATTAGTTCTCTTATTGCTGAGCGGACAAAGCAGTTGTCCTTTCTATGTACCCCTGAAAACGATAAAAAACCGGAATATTCCAAACGTAAATAAAAGCAATTCCTAGATAAGGCTATCACTTCCTTCCAGGTAGCGGAAATCCCTCCATTATTTAAAACAGGAGTTTTTCACTTGACATTATGTCTTTGTTGGCATAATCCTCAAGAATATTTTGTTGCGTTACCTGTCATTACATTATATGACTCATTATTACATTTAATGTCTTTTTCTTACTTGCCGATACTGCAGAAGCACAAGACGTTGCCGCTCTATCGGCATTAAGCAATCGACTCATCAAGCTCCCAAGTGAAATCTGGACCCAGACCTTCTGTTTTCACAACGGCAGTTTCAGGGGAATTTTTCACCGCTGAGTCAGGAAGAGGAGAGACTTTCATGGAAGCGAAAAGAAAAACATACACCCCATCCTTTAAAGCCAAGGTCGTGCTGGAATCGATTCGAGACAAAAAAACATCGGCTGAGCTTGCCGATCGGTATCAGGTTCATCCGGTACAGATTAGAAACTGGAAGGTCATCGCCACCCGGCGGATGCCGGATCTCTTTTCCAGCCGCAAGAAGGATGATGGTCAAGAGAAGGACAAGCAGATTCAGAATCTCAACCGCCAGGTTGATCAGCTGCAAAGGGAACTGAACTGGCTTCGAAAAAATATGGACTTGAGCCATCAGGAGCGCGTATCGCTCATCAACAAGGACAGCCTTGATATCGCTGTGTGCCGGCAGGCAGAGCTGCTGGGGATATCAAGATCAAGCGTTTACTACCAAAAGAATGCAAATAAGCGGGAATCGCAGCCGAAAAGGCTGGCTGGCGTCATTCCCCTTTCAGATCAGAGATGAGATCAAAGGGATGCATTGGAGGCTAGGAAAGCAGATTCCGTTTTTTTGATCTCGCTCTTAGAGCTTGTTCTTTTGAAAATTGGCTGATAAATTCCTTGCGGAATTCATCCAAATCCAAGAACCCGGCCTGGAAATCGACTTTGAGCACTCTGGTTAATAAAATCCCCCTATCCCGCATTGCCCGCAGCATCGTATTTCTCTTAGCCCTGGCCACTCTTTCCTGCACCGGCAGGGCAAAAAACATCATCCTCCTGGTTCCCGACGGAATGGGGCTGGCCGATGTCACGGCTGCCCGCCTTTCCAAGTACGGGGGAAATCCCCTGCCCCTCAGCTTTGAAACCCTGGAACACATTGGTTATCAGCGCACAGCTCCCGCCGGTGGCATCATCACCGATTCGGCAGCCGCCGCTTCAGCCTGGGCCTGCGGCGAAAAATTCGCCAACGGGGAAATCTGCCATCACGGGGATGGACGCCCTCATCGACCGAGTATCCTGGAGCTGGCGGGAAAATCCGGCAGATCCACGGGCCTGGTGGCAACGGAGGCAATATCTGACGCAACCCCGGCCGCCTTTGGAGCCCATGTCCCCTCCCGCCGTTGCGGAAACGAGATCGCCCGCCAATACCTGGAAGACTCCCGAGTGAACGTGCTGCTCGGCGGAGGGAAAACCTCTTTTACAGCAGCGGAACCCGATTCCTGCGGGACCGCCGGAAATTTTCTGTGCCTGTCCCGGGAAAGAGGATACCGGACGGTTCATGATCGGGAGGGAATGGAGAAAGCCGTTGCAGAGGGGGCGACAAAGCTCCTGGGGCTTTTTGCCGACAGAGCCCTTACTCCGGAATACCTCCGGACACCGGGAACCGGTGAGCCCCGCCTGCCGGAAATGACGGCGAGCGCCTTGAAAGTGCTGGAAAAGAATCCAAACGGTTTTTTTCTTCTCGTCGAAGGCTCCCTGGTGGACAAAGCCAACCACAGCAATAACTTCCCCTACCAGGTGGGTGAAGTCCTGGCCTTCGACGAGGCAGTTACAGTTGTCCGGGCATGGATCGATCGAGACCCGAAGCGAAGGGGGGAGACCCTCCTCATTGTGGTCCCCGACCATGAAACGGGTGGATTCGCCATTACAGGCCCCATCTCAGCGGGAATGAAAGCCGACATCGGCCTGGAAACGACATGGACCGGAAAGAAACACACCGGAGTCGATACCATGATCTGGAGTTCAGGACCGGGCAGTGAACGCCTTGGCCGCGCCCTTGACAATACCGACCTCTACGAAATCATGGCCGACGCCCTGAAGTAAGGGAGGAAAGAATCTCGATCTTGAACAATTCCTCATCGGGAAGAGACTGGATGCGG
The Syntrophus gentianae genome window above contains:
- a CDS encoding cysteine hydrolase family protein; this encodes MKPAIVVIDMVKDSLDPSHPLPITPFARAIVPAINRLTEEARKRSIPVIFSTDSFLEGDFIFKGKMKEHSIRGTEGAEVTDRLVQAPTDIWLPKRRFSAFFKTDLDQTLRLYGVDTLAVTGITTNWCVLSTVLDALAHDFAAFFIEDGCAAHKEEVHENILNIFRNNAIYPLLQVMTTDAFLQKLD
- a CDS encoding winged helix-turn-helix domain-containing protein; translation: MIIRHKVWLENEGRVLFGEGRYELLKTVAECKSLNAAAKKLNMSYRAAWGRLKASEERLGIPLVVIESQKQGMHLTEQATALLEAFDQLEAEISSLIAERTKQLSFLCTPENDKKPEYSKRK
- a CDS encoding transposase; amino-acid sequence: MEAKRKTYTPSFKAKVVLESIRDKKTSAELADRYQVHPVQIRNWKVIATRRMPDLFSSRKKDDGQEKDKQIQNLNRQVDQLQRELNWLRKNMDLSHQERVSLINKDSLDIAVCRQAELLGISRSSVYYQKNANKRESQPKRLAGVIPLSDQR
- a CDS encoding alkaline phosphatase, with amino-acid sequence MSTLVNKIPLSRIARSIVFLLALATLSCTGRAKNIILLVPDGMGLADVTAARLSKYGGNPLPLSFETLEHIGYQRTAPAGGIITDSAAAASAWACGEKFANGEICHHGDGRPHRPSILELAGKSGRSTGLVATEAISDATPAAFGAHVPSRRCGNEIARQYLEDSRVNVLLGGGKTSFTAAEPDSCGTAGNFLCLSRERGYRTVHDREGMEKAVAEGATKLLGLFADRALTPEYLRTPGTGEPRLPEMTASALKVLEKNPNGFFLLVEGSLVDKANHSNNFPYQVGEVLAFDEAVTVVRAWIDRDPKRRGETLLIVVPDHETGGFAITGPISAGMKADIGLETTWTGKKHTGVDTMIWSSGPGSERLGRALDNTDLYEIMADALK